The Drosophila mauritiana strain mau12 chromosome 2R, ASM438214v1, whole genome shotgun sequence genome has a segment encoding these proteins:
- the LOC117138630 gene encoding uncharacterized protein LOC117138630, whose product MKIDLTVDNGPCNTELRSWCLGIAIYWLLSMTFSVIFAPNVLNFIGFAIIVVGNICLMIGTLKEKPILVFVWLIFAVIEAISFPFAIFGVIFHYGGYREATGMNNIFGALFVYIITFLLILFSARIVYSFYLQLKNSEASKQTPRAMNVV is encoded by the exons ATGAAAATCGACCTGACGGTGGATAATGGCCCGTGCAATACCGAATTGCGGAGCTGGTGCCTGGGAATCGCGATTTACTGGCTATTGAGCATGACTTTCAGCGTGATATTCGCACCAAACG TTCTTAACTTTATTGGATTCGCCATCATAGTAGTCGGCAATATTTGCTTAATGATAGGAACCCTCAAG GAAAAGCCAATTCTGGTGTTCGTCTGGCTTATCTTTGCTGTCATTGAAGCCATCTCCTTTCCGTTTGCCATCTTCGGGGTTATCTTCCACTACGGAGGATATCGAGAGGCCACCGGAATGAATAACATTTTCGGTGCCCTGTTCGTCTACATCATCACATTTC TATTGATCCTCTTCAGCGCCCGAATTGTGTACTCCTTCTACCTCCAGCTGAAAAACAGCGAAGCCAGCAAACAAACGCCGCGCGCCATGAATGTGGTTTAG
- the LOC117137495 gene encoding uncharacterized protein LOC117137495, whose amino-acid sequence MLSRVFCMRLNTYGVVIGWLGVILSFLATILLSVALGFVDEIAQQIAKESKDSDMTVTQIRSVLVIIFSVYLALKVINLLASAMLVAGTVKERHLLLLPWLINNGVLLVFGIVTNIVMLAQVIGSTPFLSALPLILVDVGLLVLTWYLYYGIYSLFKQIQASSEVQRPLIPPPTQQQTNSYPSYTKI is encoded by the exons ATGCTGTCCAGGGTCTTCTGTATGCGCCTGAACACCTATGGTGTGGTCATTGGATGGCTGGGCGTGATTCTATCCTTCTTGGCCACGATCCTTTTGTCCGTGGCCCTGGGATTCGTCGATGAAATTGCGCAGCAGATCGCCAAGGAATCCAAAGATTCGGACATGACGGTCACCCAGATTCGCAGTG TGCTAGTAATCATTTTCAGTGTTTACCTGGCGCTCAAGGTGATTAATCTTCTGGCTTCGGCCATGTTGGTCGCAGGTACCGTTAAG GAACGCCATTTGCTCCTGCTGCCCTGGCTGATCAACAATGGAGTGTTGCTTGTCTTTGGAATTGTCACCAATATTGTAATGCTGGCCCAAGTCATCGGAAGTACACCCTTCCTGAGCGCTCTTCCACTCATTTTGGTGGATGTGGGCCTGCTCG TGCTGACCTGGTATCTCTACTACGGCATCTACTCGCTCTTCAAGCAGATCCAGGCATCCAGTGAGGTCCAGCGCCCCCTGATCCCACCGCCGACCCAGCAGCAGACCAACTCCTATCCCAGCTACACCAAGATTTAA
- the LOC117137493 gene encoding uncharacterized protein LOC117137493, whose product MSHLVMRRRILLMVLLFAGPLRNAPFGGAQVAIATSPTTGRDRQIPPEWERNWELDPDWDFTGSEDRDSVAPTTSRTLDNFYPFDGGNAPPKTSETEMDNQFGDSYLTPYPALFGRQWHLQHRKQLQVQHKWQSPAPPLAEVKAKRDPANWPPDDEEPPLTHPYAYTLPWKRKEVPDSLRYMPSISAGAMTNLGGFFNRLEANLRFAEQSQLGESETRMLEGKHPHPLHLPPVPPDAPEDSEQQQEHDRKTSKLLQALRSYRPSQKIRSLVSRNPQGYRGSQFIDPSYMWLGLGK is encoded by the exons ATGTCGCACCTGGTGATGAGGCGACGGATTCTGCTTATGGTTTTGCTATTTGCAG GTCCACTGCGAAACGCACCTTTCGGCGGTGCACAGGTGGCGATAGCGACATCACCAACCACTGGTCGTGACCGCCAAATTCCGCCGGAGTGGGAGCGAAACTGGGAGTTGGATCCGGACTGGGATTTCACTGGAAGTGAGGACAGGGACTCCGTCGCGCCGACGACGTCACGCACCTTGGACAACTTTTACCCTTTCGATGGCGGAAATGCCCCGCCGAAAACCAGTGAAACGGAAATGGATAACCAATTCGGAGATAGCTATCTTACCCCGTATCCTGCGTTGTTCGGTCGCCAGTGGCACCTCCAGCATCGCAAGCAGCTGCAGGTGCAGCACAAGTGGCAATCTCCGGCACCTCCACTTGCGGAGGTCAAGGCCAAGAGGGATCCCGCCAACTGGCCACCCGACGACGAGGAGCCACCGCTTACGCACCCCTACGCCTACACCTTGCCCTGGAAACGAAAGGAGGTTCCGGACTCACTCCGATATATGCCCTCGATCAGTGCTG GAGCCATGACCAATCTGGGCGGCTTTTTCAACCGCCTGGAGGCGAACCTGCGCTTCGCGGAGCAGTCGCAACTGGGTGAATCGGAGACGCGAATGCTGGAGGGTAAGCACCCGCACCCACTGCACCTGCCGCCCGTGCCGCCCGACGCTCCGGAGGATtccgagcagcagcaggagcacgATCGGAAGACATCGAAGCTCCTGCAGGCCCTGCGCAGCTACAGGCCCTCCCAGAAGATCCGATCGCTGGTGTCGCGCAATCCGCAGGGATACCGCGGCTCCCAGTTCATAGATCCGAGCTACATGTGGCTGGGTCTGGGCAAATGA
- the LOC117136444 gene encoding kelch-like protein 17 codes for MFLPVKSNHSGEASGNNEDVTTTSNNSTQTPSDLSPPGPNEEVLPQAHHQNPGHCIASFAAINQMRNNAQLCDVRLEVGGDTINAHRVVLASVSPYFYAMFNDDMLERTQGLVRLHDVDSSALRQLIDYTYTGEITITEQNVQVLLPASGLLQMHSVRDACCKFLLRQLHPSNCLGIRSFADAHSCKELHTRSHKYALQNFQQVVGTEEFLLLPFEEVRELISNSQLNISSEERVFAAVINWVKHDLATRRLHIAELMSNVRLPLVSRDFLMSCVETETLMRDDSECKELLLEAMKYHLLPEQRSIMGSQRTQERRPEGMKPYVFAVGGGSLFAIHNECEVYNPRSNSWSPVAPMLWRRSRSGVTSLHKQLYVVGGYDGVSDLATAESYNPLTNKWSNITPMGTKRSCLGICSYDALIYVCGGYDGASCLSSMERYDPLTGIWSSCPAMSTRRRYCRLAVLENCIYSLGGFDSTNYQSSVERFDPRVGRWQPVPSMSARRSSCGVASTDGHLYCIGGNDGTMCMSSGERFNLRRNSWEPIAAMHSRRSTHEVVEVEGALFALGGNDGSSSLNSVERYDPRLNKWSVVNAMVARRSSVGAAVLECFHLERGLVQTTNL; via the exons ATGTTTCTGCCCGTGAAATCTAATCA TTCCGGCGAGGCGAGTGGCAACAACGAAGATgtcaccaccaccagcaacaattCCACACAGACGCCCAGTGATCTGAGCCCACCGGGACCCAATGAGGAGGTCCTGCCCCAGGCGCATCACCAGAATCCGGGCCACTGCATCGCCTCCTTTGCAGCCATCAACCAGATGAGGAACAATGCGCAG CTCTGCGATGTGCGCCTGGAAGTGGGCGGCGACACCATCAATGCCCATCGAGTGGTTCTGGCCTCCGTATCGCCCTATTTCTATGCGATGTTCAACG ACGACATGCTGGAGCGCACTCAGGGATTAGTCCGGCTGCACGACGTGGACAGCTCGGCGCTGCGGCAGCTGATCGATTACACCTACACCGGCGAGATCACGATCACCGAGCAGAACGTACAGGTGCTGCTGCCCGCCTCCGGACTGCTGCAGATGCACTCGGTGCGGGATGCCTGCTGCAAGTTCCTGCTGCGCCAGCTGCATCCCTCCAACTGCTTGGGCATACGCAGCTTTGCAGATGCCCACTCCTGCAAGGAGCTGCACACGCGGTCGCATAAGTACGCCCTGCAGAACTTCCAACAGGTGGTGGGCACGGAGGagttcctgctgctgccgttcgAGGAGGTTCGCGAGCTGATCTCCAACAGCCAGCTGAACATCAGCTCCGAGGAGCGAGTCTTTGCCGCCGTCATTAATTGGGTGAAACATGACCTGGCCACAAGAAGACTTCACATTGCCGAGTTGATGTCGAATGTCAGACTGCCGCTGGTGAGCAGGGATTTCCTCATGAGCTGCGTGGAAACGGAGACCCTCATGCGCGATGACTCCGAGTGCAaggagctgctgctggaggCCATGAAGTACCATCTGCTTCCGGAGCAGCGCAGCATAATGGGCAGCCAGCGGACCCAGGAGCGTCGTCCGGAGGGCATGAAACCCTACGTATTTGCGGTGGGAGGAGGCAGTCTCTTTGCAATTCACAACGAGTGCGAGGTGTACAATCCGCGCTCCAACTCATGGAGTCCAGTGGCACCAATGTTGTGGCGACGATCCCGATCCGGAGTAACTTCTCTGCACAAGCAGTTGTACGTGGTCGGCGGCTACGATGGAGTCAGTGATCTGGCCACGGCGGAGAGCTACAATCCTCTGACCAACAAGTGGAGCAACATCACCCCAATGGGTACGAAACGTAGCTGCCTGGGCATCTGTTCATACGATGCCTTGATCTACGTTTGTGGTGGTTACGATGGCGCCTCCTGCCTGAGCAGCATGGAGCGCTATGATCCGCTTACTGGCATCTGGAGCTCCTGTCCGGCGATGAGCACAAGGAGAAGGTACTGCCGACTGGCTGTGCTGGAAAATTGCATCTACAGTCTGGGCGGCTTCGATTCCACCAACTACCAGTCGAGCGTGGAGCGGTTTGATCCCAGAGTGGGTCGCTGGCAACCGGTGCCCAGCATGTCGGCACGCAGGAGCAGCTGCGGCGTCGCCTCCACCGACGGGCATCTGTACTGCATTGGTGGTAATGATGGCACCATGTGTATGTCCAGCGGAGAGCGATTCAATCTGCGCAGGAACAGCTGGGAACCCATCGCAGCAATGCACTCGCGAAG ATCCACCCATGAAGTGGTCGAGGTGGAGGGCGCCCTCTTCGCCTTGGGCGGCAACGATGGCAGCTCGTCGTTGAACTCTGTGGAGCGATACGATCCACGACTAAACAAGTGGAGCGTGGTCAACGCCATGGTGGCTCGACGCAGCTCCGTCGGCGCCGCCGTCCTGGAGTGCTTCCATCTGGAGCGCGGACTGGTGCAGACGACGAACTTATGA